Proteins encoded by one window of Microplitis demolitor isolate Queensland-Clemson2020A chromosome 6, iyMicDemo2.1a, whole genome shotgun sequence:
- the LOC103575755 gene encoding ubiquitin-related modifier 1 homolog, with amino-acid sequence MSSENELPITIEFGGGAELLVGNKKKHKINLSSDKGWTLKNLIFWIRDNLLKEREELFIQNDTIRPGILVLVNDADWELMGQGEYKLSPNDTILFISTLHGG; translated from the exons ATGTCATCAGAAAATGAACTACCAATCACGATTGAATTCGG AGGTGGGGCTGAACTTTTGGttggaaataaaaagaagcataaaattaatttatctagtgATAAAGGCT ggacattaaaaaatttgatattttggaTCCGTGATAATTTACTAAAAGAAAGAGAAGAATTATTTATCCAAAACGATACGat aCGACCTGGAATTCTGGTTTTAGTAAACGATGCGGATTGGGAATTGATG gGTCAGGGAGAATACAAATTGTCTCCTAACGATACCATACTTTTCATATCAACGCTTCACGGGGgctaa
- the LOC103575758 gene encoding protein GPR107 isoform X2 yields MTMLIYWILLLLGFASGRIHKLDIRNDGRRYIALTTFGFYQRGSLTVNLTNFKVKPFKDTDIYGFSLDRTKSDTVNPYLDSHQEKCLLQGPINPHNDFDSKDDSAVIYFIMDLKNLQLKATCSSNVKSLHIYSDIHQLPSFRKKRGSISGFSDTQLFPRRKRDTSLDTNVEEKSEANSPCSNVKLNMTMETIDGEKYLNTSFAMYVMNEDEEGLYNFYFHNCHNYYDNDRSLVNFTMHITEINNGNFLSAGEMPLPALYFMMALLFFFSGCFWVLILKKSKNPVFKIHYLMAVLVFLKSFSLLFHGINYHFIQTKGEHVAAWAILYYITHLLKGAVLFITIVLIGTGWDFIKHILADKDKKLFMIVIPLQVLANVAEIIIEESEEGDIEHKTWRDVFILVDLLCCGAILFPVVWSIRHLQESANTDGKAAINLQKLKLFRHFYIMIVCYIYFTRIIMYLLKMTVPFQYEWLDEMFREMATYVFFVLTGYKFRPASANPYFTVNDDLAGGDDDEMDVVVSGASGFAQGLGKVSKAKKLIRPQTTQIVANEEECESLINKREASYDYD; encoded by the exons atgaccATGTTAATTTATTGGATATTACTATTACTGGGGTTTGCTTCTGGAAGAATTCATAAACTTGATATACGG aacgATGGCAGACGTTACATCGCATTAACAACATTTGGATTTTATCAACGTGGAAGTCTTACTGTTAATCTAACAAACTTCAAGGTTAAACCATTTAAGGACACCGAtatt tatggATTTAGTTTAGATAGAACAAAAAGTGATACTGTTAATCCATATTTAGATAGTCATCAAGAAAAATGTTTGTTGCAAGGACCAATAAATCCACATAATGATTTTGACTCTAAAGACGATAGtgctgttatttattttattatggatttaaaaaatttaca atTAAAAGCAACATGTAGTTCAAACGTTAAAtcattacatatttatagTGATATACATCAATTACcgagttttagaaaaaaaaggggATCAATATCTGGATTTAGTGATACTCAGTTATTTCCACGTCGTAAACGTGATACATCACTtg aCACTAATGTCGAGGAAAAAAGTGAAGCTAATTCACCGTGTTCTAATGTCAAACTCAACATGACTATGGAAACTATTGatggagaaaaatatttaaatactagcTTTGCTATGTACGTTATGAATGAAGATGAAGAAGGACTCTACAATTTTTACTTCCACAACTGTCATAATTATTACGATAATGACAGATCGTTAGTTAATTTTACGATGCATATCACAGAGATtaataatggaaattttttgagtgCTGGTGAAATGCCACTGCCTGCTCTTTACTTTATGATGGCtctattattctttttttctggttGTTTTTGggttttgatattaaaaaaaagcaa aaacccagtatttaaaattcactATTTAATGGCagttttggtttttttaaaatctttttctcTACTATTTCATGGAATAAATTATCACTTTATACAAACAAAAGGTGAACATGTCGCAGCTTGGGCAATACTTTATTACATAACTCATTTATTAAAAGGAgctgtattatttattacaattgttCTTATTGGAACTGGTTGGGACTTTATAAAACATATCCTAGctgataaagataaaaaactttttatgatTGTTATACCTCTACAG GTATTAGCTAATGTAGCAGAAATAATAATCGAAGAAAGTGAAGAAGGTGACATAGAGCATAAAACATGGCGAGATGTATTTATACTGGTAGATTTACTTTGTTGCGGAGCTATTCTATTTCCCGTGGTCTGGAGTATCAGACATTTACAAGAATCAGCAAATACTGACGGCAAAGCTGCCATTAATCttcaaaaactaaaactatttAGACACTTCTATATCATGATcgtttgttatatttattttacacgaATAATTATGTACTTATTAAAG ATGACTGTACCATTCCAATACGAATGGTTAGATGAAATGTTTAGAGAAATGGCAACTTATGTATTCTTTGTCTTAACCGGTTATAAATTTCGACCAGCATCAGCAAATCCCTATTTTACAGTGAATGATGATCTTGCtggtggtgatgatgatgaaatgGATGTTgt TGTATCTGGTGCAAGTGGATTTGCTCAGGGTCTTGGAAAAGTATCaaaagctaaaaaattaataagaccACAAACGACACAAATTGTTGCCAATGAAGAAGAATGTGAAAGTCTGATTAATAAACGCGAAGCTTCTTACGATTacgattga
- the LOC103575758 gene encoding protein GPR107 isoform X1, which produces MTMLIYWILLLLGFASGRIHKLDIRNDGRRYIALTTFGFYQRGSLTVNLTNFKVKPFKDTDIYGFSLDRTKSDTVNPYLDSHQEKCLLQGPINPHNDFDSKDDSAVIYFIMDLKNLQLKATCSSNVKSLHIYSDIHQLPSFRKKRGSISGFSDTQLFPRRKRDTSLDTNVEEKSEANSPCSNVKLNMTMETIDGEKYLNTSFAMYVMNEDEEGLYNFYFHNCHNYYDNDRSLVNFTMHITEINNGNFLSAGEMPLPALYFMMALLFFFSGCFWVLILKKSKNPVFKIHYLMAVLVFLKSFSLLFHGINYHFIQTKGEHVAAWAILYYITHLLKGAVLFITIVLIGTGWDFIKHILADKDKKLFMIVIPLQVLANVAEIIIEESEEGDIEHKTWRDVFILVDLLCCGAILFPVVWSIRHLQESANTDGKAAINLQKLKLFRHFYIMIVCYIYFTRIIMYLLKMTVPFQYEWLDEMFREMATYVFFVLTGYKFRPASANPYFTVNDDLAGGDDDEMDVVLFSSVSGASGFAQGLGKVSKAKKLIRPQTTQIVANEEECESLINKREASYDYD; this is translated from the exons atgaccATGTTAATTTATTGGATATTACTATTACTGGGGTTTGCTTCTGGAAGAATTCATAAACTTGATATACGG aacgATGGCAGACGTTACATCGCATTAACAACATTTGGATTTTATCAACGTGGAAGTCTTACTGTTAATCTAACAAACTTCAAGGTTAAACCATTTAAGGACACCGAtatt tatggATTTAGTTTAGATAGAACAAAAAGTGATACTGTTAATCCATATTTAGATAGTCATCAAGAAAAATGTTTGTTGCAAGGACCAATAAATCCACATAATGATTTTGACTCTAAAGACGATAGtgctgttatttattttattatggatttaaaaaatttaca atTAAAAGCAACATGTAGTTCAAACGTTAAAtcattacatatttatagTGATATACATCAATTACcgagttttagaaaaaaaaggggATCAATATCTGGATTTAGTGATACTCAGTTATTTCCACGTCGTAAACGTGATACATCACTtg aCACTAATGTCGAGGAAAAAAGTGAAGCTAATTCACCGTGTTCTAATGTCAAACTCAACATGACTATGGAAACTATTGatggagaaaaatatttaaatactagcTTTGCTATGTACGTTATGAATGAAGATGAAGAAGGACTCTACAATTTTTACTTCCACAACTGTCATAATTATTACGATAATGACAGATCGTTAGTTAATTTTACGATGCATATCACAGAGATtaataatggaaattttttgagtgCTGGTGAAATGCCACTGCCTGCTCTTTACTTTATGATGGCtctattattctttttttctggttGTTTTTGggttttgatattaaaaaaaagcaa aaacccagtatttaaaattcactATTTAATGGCagttttggtttttttaaaatctttttctcTACTATTTCATGGAATAAATTATCACTTTATACAAACAAAAGGTGAACATGTCGCAGCTTGGGCAATACTTTATTACATAACTCATTTATTAAAAGGAgctgtattatttattacaattgttCTTATTGGAACTGGTTGGGACTTTATAAAACATATCCTAGctgataaagataaaaaactttttatgatTGTTATACCTCTACAG GTATTAGCTAATGTAGCAGAAATAATAATCGAAGAAAGTGAAGAAGGTGACATAGAGCATAAAACATGGCGAGATGTATTTATACTGGTAGATTTACTTTGTTGCGGAGCTATTCTATTTCCCGTGGTCTGGAGTATCAGACATTTACAAGAATCAGCAAATACTGACGGCAAAGCTGCCATTAATCttcaaaaactaaaactatttAGACACTTCTATATCATGATcgtttgttatatttattttacacgaATAATTATGTACTTATTAAAG ATGACTGTACCATTCCAATACGAATGGTTAGATGAAATGTTTAGAGAAATGGCAACTTATGTATTCTTTGTCTTAACCGGTTATAAATTTCGACCAGCATCAGCAAATCCCTATTTTACAGTGAATGATGATCTTGCtggtggtgatgatgatgaaatgGATGTTgt TCTTTTTTCTAGTGTATCTGGTGCAAGTGGATTTGCTCAGGGTCTTGGAAAAGTATCaaaagctaaaaaattaataagaccACAAACGACACAAATTGTTGCCAATGAAGAAGAATGTGAAAGTCTGATTAATAAACGCGAAGCTTCTTACGATTacgattga
- the LOC103575760 gene encoding syntaxin-17 translates to MSETSTMKQPIRRLEIPISKFDVAIPHHLDLLRRHKDNIKKYQRDKDWKKVHKEQTNALRLVKQLEQLLYEMDTLRGQVDDNDIDKFDKLTHKSRFSTITAIQEYLDMKLEYPSSSICSPSTPTEEDGEQSYPLDDRYVQLQTENDEIERQNACLHAWNSLQNDLQQLHQLFIHMNKLIYDQKHHVNEVEDNVIESHENVSRGNKFLEKASKLKVAAYPIAGALIGTCIGGPVGLIAGVKLGGLTALGCGILGFTGASILKKKHLEKLEDVEGMELQIKDKSDTDQQLIIQEQKKDL, encoded by the exons atgtCTGAAACAAGTACAATGAAACAACCTATCAGAAGATTAGAAATACCAATAAGTAAATTCGACGTAGCAATACCTCATCATTTAGATTTATTGCGAAGACACAAAGACAAcattaaaaaa taTCAAAGAGATAAAGACTGGAAAAAAGTTCACAAAGAACAAACAAACGCATTGAGACTAGTCAAACAATTAGAACAATTACTATATGAAATGGACACACTGAGGGGTCAAGTTGACGACAACGATATTGATAAGTTTGATAAACTTACACATAAATCTCGATTTTCTACCATTACTGCTATTCAAGAATATCTcg acaTGAAATTAGAATACCCTAGTTCGTCTATATGTTCACCATCGACACCAACTGAAGAAGACGGTGAACAATCTTATCCTCTAGATGACCGTTATGTTCAATTGCAAACAGAGAATGATGAAATCGAAAGACAAAATGCATGTTTGCATGCTTGGAACTCTTTACAAAATGATCTCCAACAGTTACATCAATTGTTTATccatatgaataaattaatttat GATCAGAAACATCATGTCAATGAAGTGGAAGACAATGTCATTGAATCTCATGAAAATGTTAGTAgaggaaacaaatttttagaaaaagcTTCGAAACTAAAAGTAGCAGCTTATCCAATAGCTGGTGCACTTATCGGAACTTGTATAGGTGGACCTGTTGGTTTAATTGCTGGGGTTAAACTCGGCGGACTGACAGCTTTAGGTTGTGGTATTttag GATTCACAGGAGCTtcaattttgaagaaaaaacaTTTAGAGAAACTTGAAGACGTCGAAGGAATGGAATTGCAAATCAAAGACAAATCTGATACCGACCAACAATTGATTAttcaagaacaaaaaaaagatttgtga
- the LOC103575761 gene encoding farnesol dehydrogenase, which translates to MDRWRGKIAVVTGACSGIGRAITVSLLCKEINVIGLDINVQEFTKIKEKVSSTPRAGFFNGIECDISRIKDISDAFDTIEKQFSGVDILINNAGVSDYRRIFDADRESFERLLNINVLAVATCTRAAIQSMRDKGVQGHIININSVLGHEIPMKGLSEKDGSNSYNLYPACKHATVAMTHSIRRELSEAKLGIKITSISPGLVKTNIASKTNLKNLFDEIPALEPEDVADAVLYALGTRPHVQISELTIQRTGEP; encoded by the exons ATGGATAGATGGAGAGGAAAAATAGCCGTAGTGACTGGTGCATGTTCTGGGATCGGTCGCGCAATAACAGTATCTTTATTGTGTAaggaaataaatgtaattggTTTGGATATTAACGTGCaagaatttacaaaaataaaagaaaaagtttcaAGTACACCGCGCGCTGgattttttaatggaatcgAGTGTGATATTTCTCGAATCAAAGATATCAGTGACGCTTTCGATACTATTGAGAAGCAATTTTCGGGTGTTGATATACTGATAAATAATGCTGGAGTCAGTGATTACAGACGAATATttg ATGCTGACAGAGAAAGCTTCGAAAGactattaaatatcaatgtcCTGGCTGTTGCTACGTGCACAAGAGCTGCCATTCAATCGATGCGAGACAAAGGAGTTCAAGGAcatattatcaatatcaaCAG tGTTCTCGGTCATGAAATTCCAATGAAAGGTCTATCAGAGAAAGACGGGTcaaatagttataatttatatccaGCCTGTAAACACGCGACAGTAGCTATGACACACTCGATACGTCGTGAATTATCCGAAGCTAAGCTCGGGATTAAAATAACA AGCATAAGCCCAGGTCTGGTTAAAACAAATATAGCAAgtaagacaaatttaaaaaatctctttGATGAAATTCCAGCTTTGGAACCAGAAGATGTTGCTGATGCTGTACTATATGCTCTTGGCACACGGCCTCATGTacaa atttcagAATTAACGATTCAAAGAACTGGAGAGccgtaa
- the LOC103575762 gene encoding uncharacterized protein LOC103575762 — protein MQSDTPRLPTYAEATAPAPADRQYEHHPTVYPTYPTPIPSYTTTELPNYVLSPSVPLYQYTNNQLPTNTPVAQRIHIITEAHPQARRSLHCTKRQKTIWGIVFGLLVFAGICRVIMSFYNKRY, from the exons atgCAATCAGATACTCCGAGACTCCCAACGTATGCAGAAGCAACAGCACCGGCACCGGCAGATCGTCAATACGAACACCATCCGACAGTATATCCAACGTATCCAACTCCAATACCCTCTTACACAACAACAGAGCTACCAAATTATGTACTCTCGCCTTCAGTACCTCTTTATCAGTATACAAACAATCAGTTGCCCACAAATACTCCAGTAGCTCAACGCATTCATATCATAACAGAAGCACACCCACAGGCTCGTAGATCACTTCATTGCACCA aacGTCAGAAAACTATCTGGGGAATTGTTTTCGGCTTACTTGTGTTTGCCGGAATTTGTAGAGTGATAATGtctttttataacaaaaggTATTGA